In candidate division WOR-3 bacterium, the following proteins share a genomic window:
- the pgsW gene encoding poly-gamma-glutamate system protein → MKKREGKISILSLLIVTTITILLMIVELNSKAKVQTEYHSEKLSAAEKANRAFAVIKDTVVRMGIPIDRINDPNETGIIGLQYSPITTERGDLDAKLTSTNPNLAALVVKLLKEAGARKDDLVGVSLSGSLPALNISVVSATEALGLKPVIITSVSASMWGANYPELTYLDMENILVERGILKSRTIAASLGGEDDVGRGLSPAGREIVEQAAMRNTVPMIEARNLDEVIEKKMEKFNSLGNIKIFINVGERATALAGSATDGGLIRPYSIRAGNGLIALFSQSGIPVINLNDINTLAQNNGLGVSPIPLPKPGEGRLYYEYKYSVAIAIVATLILAVILFIVLRFDVDYYLKRRRNG, encoded by the coding sequence ATGAAGAAACGCGAAGGCAAGATATCGATTTTATCACTCCTCATTGTGACGACGATCACCATTCTCTTGATGATCGTTGAGTTGAATTCAAAAGCAAAAGTCCAGACAGAATACCACAGCGAGAAATTGAGTGCAGCCGAGAAGGCAAACCGGGCGTTCGCTGTCATTAAAGATACCGTAGTGCGCATGGGGATCCCTATCGACCGGATCAACGACCCGAACGAAACCGGCATCATCGGACTCCAGTATTCACCTATCACCACGGAACGTGGCGATCTCGATGCTAAATTGACATCGACCAACCCTAACCTGGCCGCCCTGGTCGTCAAGCTGCTAAAAGAAGCCGGCGCCAGGAAGGATGATCTGGTTGGTGTTTCACTTTCGGGCTCGCTGCCGGCACTTAACATCAGTGTGGTCAGCGCGACCGAGGCGCTGGGGCTCAAACCGGTCATCATCACGTCGGTGAGCGCGTCGATGTGGGGTGCCAACTACCCTGAACTCACATATCTGGACATGGAAAACATACTCGTCGAGCGTGGTATTCTTAAATCGAGAACTATTGCTGCATCACTGGGCGGTGAGGACGATGTCGGCCGCGGCTTGAGTCCGGCAGGACGGGAGATCGTTGAACAGGCTGCGATGAGGAATACCGTCCCAATGATAGAAGCCAGAAATCTGGATGAAGTCATTGAGAAAAAGATGGAAAAATTCAACTCGCTCGGCAACATAAAGATCTTCATAAATGTCGGAGAGAGAGCGACGGCTCTCGCCGGTTCAGCAACAGATGGTGGGTTGATCAGACCGTATTCGATACGGGCAGGTAATGGATTGATCGCACTCTTCTCGCAATCAGGTATTCCTGTCATCAACCTAAATGATATAAACACCCTGGCACAGAACAACGGTCTCGGGGTGTCGCCGATTCCGTTACCCAAACCAGGAGAAGGACGTCTGTACTATGAATACAAATACTCGGTTGCCATCGCCATAGTGGCGACCCTCATTCTGGCAGTCATTTTGTTTATCGTGCTGCGTTTTGATGTCGATTATTATCTAAAAAGGAGAAGAAATGGTTAA
- a CDS encoding C25 family cysteine peptidase, with product MTALLLALCAGYAYNQVVMTESSATKLQFRVSFSENSKLEQLAITRFVIAEHEPFIDYRITTIDSIVNESPSGLHKYSPVEIAEPIHTGNAKLYPIIIYPSYLNNTHKVYCESVEITVAIDPSSKELELPPSLVKAYAGLILNLRETGNMPPAGYLIIAPDGFLDELSPLVRWKEQKGWRVEVRPLSLTGSSATEIRNYIANAYNTWSPRPEYVLLVGDVGYIPAASSNPSLTDHPYTLITGDDFFSELLVGRLPAATELELNTMIAKIIGYETNPPTSNAAWFKRALMVGANQPGFMTTPLPTKRWVRDRLLDYGFNAVDTVFYPMPASGITNAINQGVIFVNYRSGEGDVDGWPWPNFRNDDVYALNNGGMLPIVTSITCYTGSFGYSTCFGEAWLRAGNPVTPKGAVGFFGSASPSTHSRWNNCLDYGVYWAFAKDKIAELGPALYRGKMEVYTNFPDDTTILSGSSFYFHSFNLLGDPSMSVWTDIPDTFQVAHTTSIPVGANFLSITVMNSGAQPVEDAMVSLHKSNEIKEIAFTDAAGYVDFNFSTSTQDTLFVTVTKTNYKPYRGYCTVNNSSVYVDYFSHTISDPGGNNNGQVNPGEPISLNVTLKNYGTSTTATGVSARLSTEDVNITMTDSVKSYPNINPGATATASPFTFNVASGIRNDHVLKFNLDISSAQGNWSGSVWITVKSPNVIYKWNQVMDGNGVLEPGETCDFMLCIENNGGLEASNVSGILRSANSGLIVSDSMGFFGNIAVGDTATNSSNYFTLAANSNLTPGTIVRFALIVTGNNGFVDTTGFRLTIGIVDSTEPLGPDDYGYFAYDNTDTDYPDAPTYSWVEIDPAHGGPGDTISLAADETKTVQLPFSFKFYGNWYNRVSISSDGYIAMDSTIVADMYNWHIPAAGGPPLLIAPFWDDLDPTATDSSGNVCYWHDAAGHRFVVEHSRIQHIHDPTTPTPSELQTFEVILYDPQYYSTETGDGEILFQYLNITNDDGWHNYATVGIEDFDHTTGIEYTYANVYPSAAAPLTNGRAIKFTTNPPDSFTGISEFSTRTNHGNMLSISPNPSSKLVDIRYQITDNRQAILRVYDVAGRVVQDLSSQLSVIGHPSSVKWNRTDTWSRRVPAGIYFIVLQDHRYNISRKVILVD from the coding sequence ATGACGGCATTATTGCTGGCTCTTTGTGCTGGATACGCTTACAACCAAGTTGTCATGACAGAATCATCGGCAACAAAACTACAGTTCCGAGTAAGTTTTTCTGAAAACAGCAAACTTGAGCAGTTGGCAATCACCCGATTTGTCATCGCAGAACACGAGCCATTCATTGACTACCGGATTACCACTATCGATTCGATTGTGAACGAAAGCCCTTCAGGTTTACACAAGTACAGCCCAGTTGAGATCGCCGAACCAATACACACAGGTAATGCTAAACTGTACCCAATCATCATTTATCCGTCATACTTAAATAACACCCACAAGGTCTATTGCGAATCCGTCGAAATAACAGTGGCTATCGACCCGAGCTCCAAAGAGCTTGAACTACCACCATCTTTGGTGAAAGCATACGCCGGGCTCATTCTTAATCTTCGCGAAACAGGTAATATGCCGCCAGCAGGATATCTTATCATTGCCCCAGACGGATTTCTCGACGAGTTGTCGCCGCTTGTACGCTGGAAGGAGCAGAAAGGCTGGCGTGTCGAGGTCCGTCCACTGTCCCTAACAGGAAGCAGTGCAACCGAAATCAGGAATTACATCGCTAATGCATACAACACATGGTCGCCACGTCCTGAATATGTGTTATTAGTCGGCGACGTAGGCTATATTCCCGCAGCATCTTCGAATCCTTCATTGACTGACCATCCCTACACGTTAATAACTGGCGATGATTTCTTTTCAGAACTTTTAGTCGGACGTCTACCGGCTGCAACTGAACTCGAGTTGAACACTATGATCGCGAAAATCATTGGCTATGAAACCAATCCTCCGACATCGAATGCGGCATGGTTCAAACGGGCACTGATGGTCGGCGCGAACCAACCTGGATTCATGACCACGCCGCTCCCGACCAAACGCTGGGTAAGGGATAGACTGCTCGATTACGGTTTCAATGCAGTAGACACTGTATTTTATCCCATGCCCGCTTCAGGTATCACCAATGCGATAAATCAAGGTGTGATTTTCGTTAATTACCGCTCAGGCGAAGGTGATGTCGATGGCTGGCCCTGGCCCAACTTCAGGAACGACGATGTATACGCATTGAACAACGGCGGGATGTTACCTATTGTTACCAGTATCACCTGTTACACGGGCTCTTTCGGCTACAGCACATGTTTTGGCGAAGCATGGCTGAGGGCTGGTAATCCCGTGACTCCCAAAGGCGCAGTGGGATTCTTCGGATCGGCTTCGCCTTCGACCCATAGTCGCTGGAATAACTGCCTTGATTACGGTGTATATTGGGCATTTGCAAAAGATAAGATAGCAGAGCTGGGGCCTGCGTTGTACCGAGGCAAAATGGAAGTTTATACTAATTTCCCGGACGATACGACGATCCTTTCGGGCAGCTCGTTTTATTTCCACTCATTCAATCTGCTGGGCGATCCATCAATGAGTGTCTGGACTGACATCCCGGACACTTTCCAGGTTGCTCACACAACTTCAATACCGGTGGGCGCGAATTTCCTCTCGATCACGGTGATGAATTCTGGGGCGCAACCGGTTGAGGACGCGATGGTCAGTTTACACAAGTCGAATGAAATAAAAGAAATAGCCTTCACCGATGCGGCAGGTTACGTCGATTTCAATTTTTCAACAAGTACCCAGGATACGCTTTTCGTGACCGTAACAAAAACAAACTATAAACCCTATAGAGGATATTGCACGGTCAATAATTCATCGGTGTATGTAGACTATTTCAGCCACACCATCAGCGATCCGGGCGGGAATAACAATGGCCAGGTGAATCCGGGAGAACCAATAAGTCTCAATGTAACACTGAAGAACTACGGCACTTCAACTACGGCAACAGGTGTTTCGGCGCGGTTGTCCACAGAGGATGTGAACATCACAATGACCGATTCTGTCAAATCATATCCTAATATCAATCCGGGAGCGACTGCAACCGCTTCCCCATTCACATTCAACGTTGCGTCAGGAATTCGTAACGATCATGTCCTGAAATTCAACCTCGATATTTCATCGGCACAGGGTAATTGGTCAGGAAGCGTGTGGATCACAGTCAAGTCACCTAATGTGATCTATAAATGGAATCAAGTGATGGACGGCAACGGCGTACTCGAACCCGGAGAGACATGCGATTTCATGTTGTGCATAGAAAATAATGGCGGGCTCGAGGCAAGCAATGTATCAGGGATACTCAGATCAGCGAATAGCGGTTTGATCGTGAGCGATTCCATGGGATTCTTCGGGAATATCGCGGTCGGTGATACTGCCACGAACAGCTCGAACTATTTCACTCTGGCGGCAAATTCGAACCTCACACCGGGCACCATTGTACGTTTCGCACTTATTGTCACAGGGAACAACGGCTTCGTGGACACAACCGGATTCAGATTGACCATTGGCATCGTTGACTCAACCGAACCGCTCGGCCCTGATGACTATGGATATTTCGCCTATGACAACACGGACACGGATTATCCTGATGCGCCAACCTATAGCTGGGTGGAGATCGATCCTGCTCATGGAGGTCCAGGTGATACGATAAGCCTCGCGGCCGACGAAACGAAAACCGTACAATTGCCATTCAGCTTCAAATTTTACGGAAACTGGTATAATCGTGTATCAATAAGTTCCGACGGATATATCGCAATGGATTCGACAATCGTGGCCGATATGTACAACTGGCACATACCGGCTGCAGGAGGACCGCCGCTGCTCATTGCGCCATTCTGGGATGACCTGGATCCAACCGCAACGGATTCAAGCGGCAATGTTTGCTACTGGCATGATGCAGCCGGTCATCGTTTTGTCGTTGAGCATTCACGGATCCAGCATATTCACGACCCCACCACTCCAACACCGTCTGAACTACAAACGTTCGAAGTCATACTCTATGACCCTCAATACTACTCCACAGAGACGGGTGATGGAGAGATACTTTTCCAATACTTGAATATCACAAATGATGATGGCTGGCATAATTATGCTACAGTAGGCATTGAGGATTTTGATCATACGACCGGGATAGAGTACACCTATGCCAACGTCTACCCTTCTGCTGCAGCACCATTGACGAACGGTCGGGCGATCAAATTCACAACCAACCCTCCAGATTCATTCACCGGCATATCCGAATTTAGCACCAGAACAAACCATGGCAATATGCTCAGTATATCACCGAATCCGTCCTCCAAACTCGTTGATATCAGATACCAGATAACTGATAACAGACAGGCAATCTTAAGAGTCTATGATGTGGCAGGACGCGTTGTCCAGGATCTTTCAAGTCAGCTATCTGTAATCGGTCATCCTTCATCAGTCAAGTGGAACCGTACCGATACATGGAGCAGAAGAGTGCCTGCAGGCATCTATTTCATTGTCTTACAGGATCATAGGTACAACATATCCAGAAAAGTAATCCTCGTAGATTAA
- a CDS encoding YCF48-related protein — protein MRGLILLVALTSTAFAINYHGCTLAPDNVNGWIVCLDTTLIIHTSDGGSTWAPQEVPPDTIARRFWDVTCYDGSHAWTTGKHNLHAGEILGTSDGGNIWERQEAGFSKYGTRIEFYNQNIGWSVGGDGALARTTNGGQLWERIFTDWYQAEYYGVSFVNQWDGWICAGWPDSIATGQGYIVATDDGGIFWDTLDGYHAAGYEDFFDIHFFNINEGIVVGGVDGTYEPIVWKTTNGGTTWNPISVPADVYYLRAVDFVELEGWAVGKSGSMIHTTDGGNTWTTQTSPADSTLFDVDFIDHLNGLACGYDHILRTTNGGQDWLRVGIQELNTATPEQIALTAKPNPFSSTSVINFGMVNGAERIDIEIYDAGGRLVKSFDPVSSVGYQGSWVLWDGTGNQGLRVPAGIYFVRLTTREQTATEKLVLLE, from the coding sequence ATGAGAGGTTTGATTCTACTAGTGGCACTTACTTCGACAGCATTTGCCATCAATTACCACGGATGCACATTGGCACCCGACAACGTCAACGGCTGGATCGTCTGCCTTGATACGACGTTGATCATTCACACGAGCGACGGTGGTTCGACATGGGCACCGCAGGAAGTGCCGCCAGATACGATCGCACGCAGATTTTGGGATGTCACATGCTACGATGGTTCACATGCATGGACAACCGGAAAACACAACCTACATGCCGGCGAAATTCTCGGTACGAGCGATGGAGGTAATATCTGGGAGCGGCAGGAAGCAGGATTCTCCAAATACGGAACTCGCATAGAATTCTACAATCAGAACATCGGCTGGTCGGTCGGCGGTGACGGCGCACTTGCGCGCACCACTAATGGTGGACAGCTCTGGGAGCGTATATTCACCGACTGGTACCAGGCAGAGTACTACGGCGTGTCGTTTGTGAATCAATGGGATGGATGGATATGCGCAGGCTGGCCCGACTCGATAGCGACCGGACAGGGTTATATCGTCGCTACAGATGACGGCGGTATATTCTGGGATACACTTGATGGCTACCACGCGGCCGGTTACGAGGATTTCTTTGACATACACTTCTTCAATATCAATGAAGGCATAGTTGTCGGCGGAGTTGATGGCACTTATGAACCCATTGTCTGGAAAACGACGAATGGTGGAACAACATGGAATCCCATAAGTGTTCCCGCAGATGTATATTACCTGAGAGCAGTCGATTTTGTCGAACTTGAGGGTTGGGCTGTCGGCAAATCCGGTTCCATGATACACACCACGGACGGTGGTAATACCTGGACTACACAAACCAGTCCTGCAGACAGCACGCTCTTCGATGTCGATTTTATTGATCACTTAAACGGACTTGCATGCGGCTATGATCACATTCTACGGACGACAAACGGCGGACAGGATTGGCTGAGGGTCGGCATTCAAGAACTGAATACTGCTACCCCTGAACAAATTGCACTCACCGCAAAGCCAAATCCCTTTTCAAGCACGAGCGTCATCAATTTTGGTATGGTAAACGGCGCAGAACGAATTGATATAGAGATCTACGACGCTGGCGGCCGCCTGGTCAAATCATTCGATCCAGTATCCAGTGTCGGGTATCAAGGATCGTGGGTGTTATGGGATGGTACAGGTAATCAGGGTTTACGTGTCCCTGCCGGCATATATTTTGTGAGACTCACTACGCGCGAGCAGACCGCAACCGAGAAATTGGTGCTGCTCGAATAA
- a CDS encoding C25 family cysteine peptidase — protein sequence MATCIRKYAVLLVFLALSASFMFAQQTGARYLIITHDSYYSALQPLATWKTQKGMKARIVPLSETGADSTDIKNYIVNAYITWQIRPEYILIVGNKYQVPFPRFVHAGGLASYSDNYYANVEGDFHNELYHGRLWVSDTIQAKTVVAKILGYERNPDLSSDSLWFRRGATIVNEWEQGQPSSAALYWADARFAHQQMFDANFAHIDSFSYILGDDSLDVLNAINEGRTYILYRGIGGGDWLWPFAGIFSWQMNNGYRMPVVLSATCATIEGIGRDWTLAGTQSQPRGIIGFFGTTTSLFEAAEMRSALCRATTECLFSDTGSLGASAEAGRLEYYAQFNDLIEYHSWMLLGDPEMSMWTTTPRNILVGHNMYFHTGICTTTVYVQSGSAPVQGALVCAMAKLDSSFYHYGYTDYLGGIQFIDTLNIPGDSVFITVTGRNLKPYHNGRPVFFLNGPYVSLYSFRLLDSLGGNGDGIANPGEDIEIPFCIKNWGNATAIGVSAIIEKTAPSASCTLYDTIKYFGNIAPYESVYIYPDGYNVVIDADCPDLQGIDLRMRISDAGKTTWLSDLGFVVHSPVILYHDYYFDQHVKYINSGATSQLFVELLNTGSYVASNPVGRISCSDSLVTIIDTVVNFTTILPDSIGSNTSDPFIISTAANCPTGYSTTITLNVAVGVYTVDHDFTIHVGQKDYLIWDPDMNHSSGPSIDGLLASLGFSGEYATAFPYGLLSLYKSLFVCTGVYPENYLIIDTSQSGNEIEDYIEQASGNVYLEGGDVWYNPLVSHGYDFGPLFGIDPVYNSIGMFTGVIGCTGTFTQNMAFGYQGEATMIDYIDSIGGSQLLFKKTGSNYGCGVAADNRTVGLSFELSGLVDTVAPSTKAELIAAIMEYFGVPPTGVVEEQDFSRHSTPMLLVNPNPSRHGFNINLQGLPAEKITLKVYDVSGRCIRTLIDNAMPIDPQQAFLWKGLDDRARKVPAGVYFVRLSAPEYETAQKIVLID from the coding sequence GTGGCTACGTGTATTAGAAAATACGCCGTACTGCTGGTATTCTTAGCACTATCTGCTTCCTTTATGTTCGCGCAGCAAACTGGCGCGCGCTATCTAATCATCACACACGACAGCTACTACAGTGCCCTACAACCGCTGGCAACGTGGAAAACGCAAAAGGGCATGAAGGCGAGAATAGTCCCGCTCTCCGAGACAGGCGCTGATTCGACCGACATAAAAAACTACATCGTGAACGCATACATTACCTGGCAAATCAGACCAGAGTACATACTCATTGTAGGTAACAAATATCAAGTGCCATTCCCACGGTTCGTTCACGCGGGGGGTCTTGCTTCGTACAGTGATAACTATTATGCAAACGTCGAAGGAGATTTTCATAATGAGCTGTACCACGGCCGTCTATGGGTTTCCGACACCATACAAGCCAAGACGGTCGTGGCCAAGATCCTTGGGTATGAGAGGAATCCCGATCTGTCGTCCGACTCTTTATGGTTCAGAAGGGGTGCAACGATCGTCAATGAATGGGAGCAAGGTCAACCGTCTTCGGCTGCCTTGTACTGGGCAGACGCGCGTTTCGCTCACCAGCAGATGTTCGATGCGAATTTCGCACACATCGATTCTTTCTCCTATATACTTGGCGACGACAGCCTGGATGTACTCAATGCCATAAACGAAGGACGGACATACATTCTATACCGAGGGATCGGCGGCGGTGACTGGCTGTGGCCATTCGCCGGTATATTCTCTTGGCAGATGAACAATGGTTACAGAATGCCCGTTGTCCTTTCAGCAACCTGCGCAACGATCGAAGGAATCGGCCGGGACTGGACCTTGGCCGGAACACAATCACAGCCAAGGGGAATAATCGGATTCTTTGGCACAACCACTTCACTATTCGAGGCTGCGGAAATGCGGAGTGCATTGTGCCGTGCCACAACCGAATGCCTGTTCAGTGATACCGGATCACTCGGTGCATCAGCAGAAGCCGGACGGCTTGAATATTACGCGCAGTTCAATGACCTTATCGAATATCACAGCTGGATGCTTCTTGGTGATCCGGAAATGTCGATGTGGACAACCACACCGAGAAATATCCTCGTTGGACATAACATGTATTTCCATACCGGGATCTGCACGACGACCGTTTATGTCCAGAGCGGCTCGGCTCCGGTCCAGGGTGCGCTCGTCTGTGCGATGGCGAAGTTAGACAGTTCATTCTATCACTACGGTTACACGGACTATCTCGGCGGCATACAGTTTATCGACACACTCAATATTCCAGGTGATTCGGTCTTTATTACGGTGACCGGACGAAATCTAAAACCATACCATAATGGCCGCCCTGTATTCTTCTTGAATGGACCATATGTGAGCCTGTACTCGTTCCGTCTTCTCGATTCTTTGGGTGGTAACGGAGACGGTATAGCCAATCCCGGTGAGGATATTGAGATACCCTTCTGCATAAAGAACTGGGGTAATGCGACAGCAATCGGTGTTTCCGCAATAATCGAGAAAACTGCACCCAGCGCATCTTGCACGCTGTACGATACTATTAAATATTTCGGTAACATCGCACCATATGAATCTGTGTATATATACCCCGATGGCTACAACGTAGTGATCGATGCAGATTGCCCCGACCTACAAGGAATAGACCTGCGTATGCGCATCAGCGATGCAGGGAAAACCACGTGGCTGTCGGATCTCGGGTTCGTCGTCCATTCACCAGTAATATTATATCACGATTATTACTTCGACCAGCACGTCAAATACATAAACTCTGGCGCTACGAGTCAATTATTCGTCGAGCTGCTGAACACAGGTTCATACGTGGCTTCAAATCCCGTTGGCAGAATATCATGCAGCGATTCCCTCGTGACGATCATCGACACGGTCGTTAATTTTACCACGATACTTCCCGACAGTATCGGTTCCAATACATCAGACCCTTTTATCATCAGTACTGCGGCTAATTGCCCGACCGGTTATTCAACGACAATCACACTGAACGTTGCCGTAGGCGTTTACACGGTGGACCATGATTTCACTATCCATGTAGGACAAAAAGATTATCTTATCTGGGACCCGGACATGAACCACTCAAGCGGCCCGTCGATCGATGGATTACTCGCTTCACTTGGTTTCAGCGGTGAATATGCCACGGCGTTTCCATACGGACTTCTCTCGCTCTACAAATCACTCTTTGTCTGTACAGGTGTCTATCCAGAAAACTACCTGATCATCGATACCAGTCAAAGTGGCAATGAGATCGAAGACTATATCGAGCAGGCAAGTGGTAATGTTTATCTTGAGGGTGGTGATGTCTGGTACAATCCGCTCGTCAGCCACGGTTATGATTTCGGCCCACTCTTCGGCATCGACCCGGTATACAATTCGATCGGCATGTTCACCGGCGTTATCGGCTGCACCGGCACCTTCACCCAGAACATGGCATTCGGTTATCAGGGCGAAGCGACCATGATCGACTATATCGATTCGATTGGCGGTTCACAACTGCTCTTCAAAAAAACTGGCAGCAACTACGGCTGCGGCGTCGCGGCAGACAACCGCACCGTCGGGCTCTCTTTTGAACTGAGCGGGCTGGTCGACACTGTTGCGCCATCGACCAAGGCCGAACTGATCGCCGCGATCATGGAATATTTCGGCGTCCCCCCTACCGGTGTTGTTGAAGAACAAGATTTCAGCCGCCACTCGACACCGATGCTGCTTGTCAATCCTAACCCTTCGCGCCACGGCTTCAATATCAACCTGCAGGGATTACCAGCGGAGAAAATCACGCTCAAGGTATATGATGTGTCCGGTCGCTGCATCCGTACGCTGATCGACAACGCCATGCCCATTGACCCACAGCAAGCATTTTTGTGGAAAGGGCTCGACGACAGAGCCCGGAAAGTGCCGGCCGGCGTCTACTTCGTACGGCTGAGTGCTCCCGAATACGAAACGGCACAAAAGATTGTATTGATTGATTAA